In Carassius gibelio isolate Cgi1373 ecotype wild population from Czech Republic chromosome B13, carGib1.2-hapl.c, whole genome shotgun sequence, one genomic interval encodes:
- the LOC127970327 gene encoding fibulin-7 codes for MKLSCTVFLLLNFLSMYDCNDAAQGCMDKHRVMGILRQMEKFLKGQEIRFTEGLRIMKSKLANLQNSVSKLPQADQSSSQSSCPTLVAPAHGRKFGSKYLVGHEVHFTCSQGYRMIGPVTRVCQENGTWSGVSVVCKDVSVCASNPCQNAGTCVEALNQYKCTCPHNWSGSQCQYQTQTAPPEWSVMNDPAFSRKPRCAKVDRAQHCSCDAGFHMSGTSDSSICQDVNECEVYKADRGGPLCGHACVNVPGSYHCSCPTGYKLLADGRSCEDVDECLTQQHNCSRGTTCINTGGGFQCINPECPRSHGNVSYVKTSPFQCERNPCPMESRSCPFAAKTISYHYLSLPSNLRTPATLFRMATATAPGRPGPDSLRFGIAGGGDARSMFVMQRSDRQTGELILVQPLRGPQELSVEVEMSEYAERTFQAKHLARVHLLISPYEF; via the exons ATGAAGTTATCATGCACAGTTTTTCTCCTGCTCAATTTTTTATCAATGTACGACTGTAATGATGCAGCGCAG GGTTGTATGGATAAGCATAGAGTGATGGGGATACTGCGTCAAATGGAGAAGTTTCTTAAAGGACAGGAGATACGATTCACAGAAGGGCTTCGGATTATGAAGTCCAAGCTCGCCAACCTTCAAAACTCAGTGTCCAAGCTCCCACAAGCAGACCAGTCCTCAT CTCAATCCTCATGTCCAACTCTGGTGGCTCCGGCCCACGGGAGGAAGTTTGGCTCAAAATACCTGGTGGGTCATGAGGTCCATTTCACGTGTTCGCAGGGTTATCGCATGATAGGACCGGTAACACGCGTGTGCCAGGAGAACGGTACCTGGAGCGGAGTCAGCGTCGTCTGTAAAG ATGTGAGCGTGTGCGCCAGTAACCCGTGTCAGAACGCCGGCACCTGTGTGGAGGCTCTGAACCAGTACAAGTGCACCTGTCCACACAACTGGAGCGGCAGTCAATGTCAATACCAGACGCAGACAG cGCCTCCGGAGTGGAGCGTCATGAATGACCCGGCCTTCAGCCGTAAGCCTCGCTGTGCTAAAGTGGACCGAGCTCAGCACTGCAGCTGTGACGCAGGCTTCCACATGAGCGGGACCTCAGACAGCAGCATCTGTCAGG ATGTGAATGAATGTGAAGTGTATAAGGCTGACCGTGGAGGGCCTCTGTGTGGCCACGCCTGTGTAAACGTCCCGGGATCGTACCACTGCTCCTGTCCCACCGGATACAAGCTGCTCGCTGATGGAAGAAGCTGTGAGG ATGTGGATGAATGTCTTACACAACAGCACAACTGCAGCCGTGGCACCACCTGTATCAACACCGGAGGAGGTTTCCAGTGCATTAACCCCGAGTGTCCGCGCTCGCACGGCAACGTCAGCTACGTCAAGACATCACCTTT CCAGTGTGAAAGGAATCCCTGTCCCATGGAGAGCCGTTCCTGTCCGTTTGCTGCTAAGACCATTTCTTACCACTACCTGTCTCTGCCGTCCAACCTGCGCACTCCTGCCACGCTTTTCCGCATGGCCACTGCGACGGCTCCGGGTCGGCCGGGTCCAGACAGCCTTCGCTTTGGCATCGCAGGCGGAGGTGATGCCCGCAGCATGTTCGTGATGCAGCGCTCGGACCGTCAGACCGGAGAGCTGATCCTGGTCCAGCCGCTGCGAGGCCCGCAGGAGCTCAGCGTGGAGGTGGAGATGTCCGAATACGCCGAGCGCACCTTCCAAGCCAAACATCTGGCGCGGGTCCATCTTCTCATTTCACCCTACGAGTTCTGA